From Thalassophryne amazonica chromosome 5, fThaAma1.1, whole genome shotgun sequence:
aagattaatccaggtttgagtatatttcttattgttacatgggaaacaaggtagcagtagattcagtagattctcacaaatccaagaccaagcattcatgtatgcacactcttaaggctatgaaattgggctattagtaaaaaaaaacagtagaaaaggggtgttcacaataatagtagtgtggcattcagtcagtgagttcctcaattttgtggaacaaacaggtgtgaatcaggtgtcccctatttaaggatgaagccagcacctgttgaacatgcttttctctttgaaagcctgaggaaaatgggacgttcaagatattgttcagaagaacagcatagtttgattaaaaagttgattggagaggggaaaacttatacacaggtgcaaaaaattataggctgttcatctacaatgatctccagtgctttaaaatggacaaaaaaaccagagacgcgtggatgaaaacggaaaacaaccatcaaaatggatagaagaataaccagaatggcaaaggctcagccattgatcagctccaggatgaacaaagacagtctggagttacctgtaagtgctgtgacagttagaagacgcctgtgtgaagctaatttatttgcaagaatcccccactcagtccctctgttaaataaaagacaagtgcagaagaggttacagtttgccaaagaacacatcaactggcctaaagagtaatggaggaatattttgtggactgatgagaataaaattgttctttttgggtccaagggccgcagacagtttgtgagacgacccccaaactctgaattcaagccacagtttatagtgaagacagtgaagcatagtggtgcaagcatcatgatatgggcatgtttctcctactatggtgttgggcctatatatcgcataccaagtatcatggatcagttgggcgattctatggtaacagaattacaattgGAGCACATTTTaaatggggagctaaaatatggccagattttcccgtcgtcataattctgttaccatagaatACGGTAAAACAGCGCAGTTCGAAtttgcgcaccatgaaacatcgcgctgacgggcaggcgtgcatgatcccgGTGTGAGGGTCTGTGCACacaacggtgtctttcgagcaggaacacagtgtgaggtgcACATCACACCACTGAAgtggaataaaacataaaaatgagCTGATGCCtttggaaccacattgtgccgctgatgtggaataaataaaaaatacaaaaacataccacccacgggattcatacctgcactttactgattgcctgcgtgaaactttaccactgagctgccgtcactggcctgtaaacgGTGCGGGGAAAATGCCTGACATCAACAAAGAGattgacgtatttaaaaaaaaaacaaaaaaaaaaaaccataaaaacacagcattttatattgaatccctcttatcaaatgggcaataaaaatatgatctgtctgttccactgttgatgacccatggtcatcatgaaatggcatgaatgagaagcagtttgattttctcatgtccacatctgctggcgcgtgtaCAGCCAGCCCACGCACATCTTGTGCACGGCGTGCCAGAACTGACAccgcgtcatatggaacagagctcacatgggtgacgtgaaagTCAGATCATCTGCTGCATGttttgatctgatggtccatttcagccTGGGGGCAGCATATCAATGGGGTGCAGTGAAGGAGCGCGTGTATGCTGGAGCCCACAGCATATATCGCCGCAGCGatagatgtttttatttatgtctacaTGATGACAGCAAACGGATACACGCGTCAGCGTGAgctgttgttagtccatgtctgtccaaacacagtacacgttgtccagctgggatgtccaaaaTGAcggatctccacagccacttcagtGGGCAGACGCACCTTCTGTCagtatagccccccccccccatgccacactcgtggggtactgagacaaatttcactgccaccaCGATAGCgactgtctgcagtctgttgtcgtgccaagagtgcgaatggccacacattttctaagtgccaagtgagcggtgttagatgttcgcatatgtcacctggaatttggccgacacctgccatcactctctttcagccgctggtttgtgcaaatagttgtagcaacaagtgtacaagGCATTCGATTCATGGATGATTTTACactttttgcacacaattccttctTGCACACTTCAAAcgctgcactgtgtgtgaagggcccttagAGACATGCATTTTTAATTCCAACACTACATTTAATAATTTAGTTAAAGTTAATACTTTAATGAACACTTTTTTCCCATTTAACTTGCCCCATTTTCCCAGATTTTCAACGTTCAACATTTTCAGTGTTCTGCAGACAGAATGTAGCTGTGCTTTCTGCAGATGTAATTCTTGCATTTCACACAACCAAAGTACTGCTCATCCTTTCTTTTTCTTCATGATCTAAGGTCATGGACTGGACACTTTGATGTGTAGTGGTGTGACATCTGTGCAGAATTTGTATACAGAGATGATGTGGGACATTTTCACTTATGAACTTTTCAGATCCAAAACAAACATCTCTTTGATGTGCTCAGAAATACAGGTTTGTGTGCATAAATGCATTCTTGTGCCATAtctattgttccatttgaattggTTCTGAGAAttatttgagttctttgaattgtcatttgCTTTATTACTGTGTACTTTTCTGGGCCAAAATGTAAATTTGTGTGAGAGACTGGGGTGGgaaaattgacctgacccaagaaaaaaattacattttttggaaaaaaaaaaggtttggtaggtaaatagacctgaaaatgcaccagaatgcatctaagaacccccagacccccaccaGGGGCTTTGGGCCTTTGGCCCTTGCCaaaaattttcagttttttttctgtggtcacTTTCATCACTGATAAAGACTATCCTGTTTGTTAAAGCAGCTCTGGACATTTTTTAGGACCTTATTCCAGTTCTAAAGAGCGGTGtgtgtgcttgtttgtttgtttgtttgtttgttccaggTCGCCATGGTGGAGGTGCAGCTGGAGTCGAATCACTCGTATCCTCCAGGACTGCTGATTGCCTTCAGTGCCTGCACCACGGTTCTGGTTGCAGTCCATCTTTTTGCTCTGATGATCAGCACCTGCATCCTGCCCAATCTGGAAGCTGTCAGCAACGTTCACAACCTGAACTCTGTCAACGAGTCCCCACACGAGCGCATGCACCGCCACATCGAGTTGGCCTGGGCCTTCTCCACCGTCATCGGCACCCTTCTCTTTCTGACAGAAGTCATGCTCTTGTGCTGGGTGAAGTTTCTGCCTCTCAAAAGTCCCACCGACCAAAACAATGGCACCGTAACTCCGGGTGAGGCCGCGGCCATCGCTTCCACCTGCATCATGGTGCCGTTTGGACTCGTTTTTATTGTGTTTGCTGTCCACTTTTACCGTACGCTCGTCAGTCACAAAACGGACCGACAGATCCGAGAGCTGGAGAGGGTGATTGAACTCCAGAACCAGCTGGACCACAGGGCCGAGAACGACGAGTTGAAGACCTCGGTCCATTTCCCTTGATAACAACCCGCTAGCGTGCAATGGCTTTAGCTTTATTTTAAAACGGCATCTAAAGGCTTTGTTTTTCTTCACCGAGTGCTTTCACACAGCTGCAGTTTTCATATGTCAAAGGTTCAGGGTTGGGCCATGTGGAGACATCGCATCCTGACGAAGTATTAAAATATTGTAAAAATAACATTTGAAACACAAAATGTGTCTCAGGGTCAAAAATGAAGTTTATCTTATTTAGAAAATACGTCTTTGAAACAAATCTTGAACAAAAGCAGAAATGAACATTTGCTGTTGGACTCGTCTGTCCAGAGGTCCTGTCTGAATCTGTCCCCACACATTGTCTTGGAGGGGACAAAATTTTTAACAGAGAGAAGTCACAATTTATGTGCATGACACTGTTACAGTATTGGGtctaattttaattattttaaatacaGGTCAGGCATCTTGTCAGGtaactaaaaaataataataataaataaatttagtgtggtttttatcttttttttggaGCCTTATTGGTGGAGCTTTTTATATGTTAAAATGAAATTTCCAAGGGTGATTTAAAAAGTACATTAGTTGTCTCCACCAGTATTAAATAAATGGATGAGATAATAATCGGTAGAtaccacttgtgtgtgtgtgtgtggatatataTTCTGCCTTGTATAATTTCATCACAATGCAAATTGAAATATAaacttgcttttttttgttttttgacaaaCATGTTTACTCACAAAGCCGGCATATTTCAAGGTATAACTTTCTAACAAAATTCAGTTATTCAGATTTGTTATATATTAACAAATCTGATTATTCACCATGTGGACTCGCTGGACTAGAAACTAATATTACTGAAATAAACTAAAGGATCCAGTCACAGTTTCACTATTGATGCCCATTATTCACTATGTACCCTTTAATGTGTAAGTTCCCATATATAGAAATCAGAAAAAGATGGCACTATTTTTGCTTTATAATGTCAATAATAGTCCTGTCATATGATAAATATCAATACTTTTATTCACCCCATGTTATGTTTGATCAAATTGTTGATCAGAGGAGAATCAgttttagttttgtgttggtttttttttactcTCAGTGCACGCCATCAAAATAAACCCCATGATCCagtaagacaaaaacaaacaaaaatttctTTTTTAATTACTCTGTCTGGCCTCGGTGTGGAGAAGGGATGCCATGGGACAGTGTATGTGCGCTCAATGACGTGTTTAATATTtacgtgttccacctgccaaaccaaAGGATTCTGCCGgtggtggaaacacaaaccaagccagacgtAACCGTCCTGACCTGTATcataccgtgcagtaccgacccagATCGCTCTGTGGAAACTGCGTTGTcaacatatgctggctaaatcgtcatggtgtgacagccgcATAACATATTAGACATAGTGTATTTGTCGCATTTTTCTTATGTCACCATACGGCTAAATCgtgaaggtgtgacagggccctgacAGAGTGGGCAGCTTTTGTTCCCTCTGAGAAGCAGGTTCTATAACTTCCTGGTCGATGCATCAGGTGATGTTTTAATGTGTTGGTTGCCTccgtaaccacccactgcacttTCTTGCCATCTGTTAGTGAAGAGTTTGGATAACTCAAAAACCAACAAACCCTTCATCGCAGAACTTTGAGAAGGTTGGACCCCACATGGACAGATGGCTACATTTTCCAGGAACTGTCAGgatatttcaaaaaataaaatgtgtagAGCAGGGAGCCCAGTAGATGAGTTGTTACCAGCATATGGACCTGGGTTTGAGTCATGGttatgaaatctgtttgtgttcttggacaagattcATCGTCCGAGTCCACCCAGCTGGACGTGAATATCGGCCTTGGTTGTAGAAGGCCCTGTTCAGACAGCCAGTAAAAATCCCACTTATGTGCATGTCCGATTTGTACCAGGTTTCATTCtgcaacatttttaaaatgtgtgcgtgtgtgtcaccaGAGCCTTTAGTAATCCATATACTGCGTGTCCTAGAGGTCTGCATGTGTGACTTTCATTACTATAGCAACTGATGTGGGTAAGACAGCAGATGAGGACACATGGACACACAGATCGGATCTGGTCACTTGCGGTGTATGATAGGGATTGAAGAGTGGGTATATATACCCATAGCAACAACTGAATGTTGACACTTTATTTTGAATTCACTTCTTGAAGATTTGGGCTGAACGTTAGCAGGTTCTGTGAGTGTGAGATCTTCTGTGTATGTTTTTAAAAGATTAAAATCATAAAAATgggtttttacctccaccaagaccTAAAGATTTTAATGACATTTGGCCAGCAGAAGGATAATATTTAAGGAAATGTACCAATATTAAAtcaatcattttgctctaaaattctggaagaagTGGTGTCATGACAGCTCATGgattatcttactgagaataatctctttgagccactgcagtctgcttttagaaaatattccacagagacggctctcactgaagtggtgaatgatcttctgcttacaatggattcggacaccactacagttctcgtgctgtttgatctcagtgatgcgtttgataccgtggatcatcatattctattcaATAGGCTggtgaatcattttgggattactgggagtgcccttgcatggctgacgtcacacttgaccagtcgttctcactgtgttttgtacagtaacactacctctaaccttagtgacatgaaatttggggttccacaggggtcagtcttaggccccctgcttttctccctttatatagcaccgcttggacacatattgtggcgttttgggattacctttaactgctatgctgatgatactcagttatacatgctgataactgttagtaatctcattcacataaaatccttagaagattgccttgcatcagtgagaagttggatgtctagaaacatcctacttctaaattctgataagactgaaatgatggttcttggtccaatgagacatcagcatcaaattGGCCaaataatgcttagcctaggctcgtgtgtcatacatcacactgacaaagtgaggaaccttggggtaaattttgattctatgttgtcctttggccttacTTGGACTGctgtcttccacctgcaaaatatagcaaagatttgtcccatcctgtctatggctgatgctgagaccctgatccatgcgttcatctcgtctagattggactactgcaatgttctattttctggtttaccgcagtccaatattagggctctccaatgggTTCAAaatgcatctcttcactggcttcctgttcctctgAGATCAggtttctgctactaacctataaaattattcacgactggcacctctctacttagctgacctaattaagccctatgtaccggcccgggttttgtgttctcaggatgcaggactactttgtgtccctagggtgaataaaaagtctatgggccacagagctttctcttatcgtgcccctgttctgtggaatgatctccctgcatcaataaagcagtcaggttctgtggagattttcaagtccagacttaagactcacttatttccCCTTTCGTACGGCTaggatactggcatagtatgtttctatgctttttactctcttaaattcattttattagtaaacggagcgtgccgcgacctcaactttatctaaattctgtcttttagtgaagcttagggctagtcgctggtgatcacattagtatttcttctgtttttcttgttgcttaatgctgacaaattatactgtgtttttctgatgcctgattttttttttttttttttttttttttatgatttcttatttgcgtgaggcaccttgaggcaactttcttgtgatttggcgctatataaataaatgaaataagtgATTACATTTGTGAGTTGATCCGGAGGAACATTTGTTTTTAGAATAACGTGACCTAGGCAGAGGTAtgaaggtgtttgttttttttgttttttttgtctgtttctgtttATATTTTGGAGATGTTCAATAAAAGAAGtcatttgcagatttttttttttttttttttttttttttttgctgattattgtattattttaaagACTAAAGAACTGATTGCCCCTACAAATAGACAGGTTATACCAAATCATTTATTGAAGCTGTATTCTGAAGGTTCTGAGCCTGAaggaggagtttttttttttgttttttttttatgttttcatcTTTGAATGGACTAATTTTGTATAAACTGTCTGATCGAACTGTGAGAAAAATGATATTTTAATTTTGGAGCTGCTGTTCAGTTCCTCCTCCTGATGAAAGTGATACAAGgaaatatatattttcttttgttCTAAATGTTTGATTTGTGTTGTTGGGCAGTTTGGAAATGGTGATTCAGTCTTGAGAGAAATGCTGTGTTTCTATggcaacagtgtttttttttttttcttcttcttttttgtccTGTTGTAACTACAATGAAGTGATTGCGTGTCGATGACGTGACTCACAAACACCACAGCTTGAAAATATCACAAAGGTCAAAATGACAAATGCATAAATGTGTTTGTGACCATTactggcaccctttgatgaatttggAGACGCTCATCACGTTCGCAGATGAGGTGAAATTCCAAcccgtttgccagaaggcacataggaTCGTTGAGCTGAGATTTAACCCATTTTCTTTTGGAGACCCTCCTCTGTTCCACTCTGCTGTGAAACAGTTCAACTGGTTTTGGACAAAAGTAGCACTTTGCAGTTTCTACAGTCACAGCTGTAACCCTGTGACTGTAACCCCTTCAGTATCgtcttggcttccctcactagtcttgtgTGGTCACTCAGGTGGATTTACTGTGTAGTATCACATTACTTGTACTTTTTTAATGACTGGTAGAAATGCTCGTGGAGCAGGTGGATGAGTGGAAAACattatgcagacctgggtttgcATCCGACACTGAATGTGCATTGTCTCATTCCACTCAGATGTAAATGGGTGCCTCAGCTGGGGAAgcgacctgtgtcagactggtgacACGTCCGTTTgatgctatggaatctggagataagtaaTGGGCTCAGAGCCGATGTTCTCCTGAAACCCAGAAAAATCAGTGTTgcaatttatttctttttttcttaagtAAAGCTGTGAAACTCGTCCCTTCCAGAGGACAAAAATGCATCACTGGTGCTCCAGAGGATGCAGGATAGAAATGATGTCCAAGAACATGTCCATATGTCCGTCCCCTGATTCAGGCAAAGAAAACCGATGTCATTTACTCAAAGGGTGCTGGTAACCGTCCCACCTCGTGAAAGTATTCTTAATTGTTCAGTAACTCCATTTACATTGTGTTAAATATTCTGATGACTGCAGTTCTGAATGATTTTAAAATCCAAGGCGTCAGCAATTCTGGTACAAGGTCGTAACACACTGTTATTACAGACAGTTTTGCAGCTGTTACAAACTGTTGCATGGTCAGAACGGACTGTCGTTAGACTATTTTGTGGCCGTTGCGTGGTTATTACAGACCATTTTGCTGTTGCATGGTCAGAACGGACTGTCATTACAGACCATTTTGCTGTGATTATGGACTGTTTTGCAGCCTCTACAAACTGTTGCATGGTCATAATGTACTGTCATTACAGACTGTTGCGTGGTCATAATGGACTGTCagactgttttgttgttgttacacaCTGTTGCATGGTCATAACGAACTGTTGTTACAGACTATTTTGTGGCCGTTGCGTGGTTATTACAGACCTTTTTGCTGTTGCATGGTTGGAACGGACTGTCGTTACAGACCATTTTGCTGTGATTATGGACTTTTGCAGCCTCTACAAACTGTTGCGTGGTCATAATGGACTGTCATTAGACTGTTGTTGTTACAGACTGTTGCATGGTCATAATGGACTATCATTACAGACTGTTGCGTGGTCGTAACGGACTGTTGTTACAGACTGTTGCGTGGTCGTAACGGACTGTTGTTACAGACTGTTGCGTGGTCGTAACGGACTGTTGTTACAGACTGTTGCGTGGTCGTAACGGACTGTTGTTACAGACTGTTGCATGGCCATAACGGACTGTTGTTACAGACTATTTTGTGGCCGTTGTGTGGTTATTACAGACCATTTTGCTGTTGCATGGTCAGAACGGACTGTCGTTACAGACCATTTTGCTGATTATGGACTGTTTTGCAGCCTCTACAAACTGTTGCGTGGTCATAACGTACTGCCATTAGACTGTTGTTGTTAGACTGTTGCATGGTCGTAACGTACTGCCATTAGACTGTTGTTGTTACAGACTATTTTGTGGCCGTTGCGTGGTTATTACAGACCATTTTGCTGTTGCATGGTCAGAACGGACTGTCGTTACAGACCATTTTGCTGATTATGGACTGTTTTGCAGCCTCTACAGACAGTTGCGTGGTCATAATGTACTGTCATTACAGACTGTTGCGTGGTCGTAACGGACTGTCGTTACACTGTTTTGTTGTTACAGACTGTTGCGTGGTCGTAACGGACTGTCGTTAGACTGTTTTGCTGTCGTTACAGACTGTTGCGTGGTCGTAATGCTGTCGTTACAGACTGTTTCACTGTTGTTGACAGGTCTGTTTGAAGACGTTAGGATTCTAAGATCAGGCCGGCTCATCTGGAGTTCGTGgtatcatttttattatttttaagcgGAATAAACGTCGGCTCGTTGGTCGTTTGGTTTTTATGGTTTATTTGTTTCACACGGTGAGTGTTACTGTATACACACTTAAAGTTCTGTTTGTGTCTGCACAGTTTTACAGTACATTTGACTTTTTTGTCGAAGttctttttatgtgtgtgtaataCAGATTATTTGAACATAATTGTGTTGTAAGAATAAAACACGTGAGACTGTTTTTGAGCACTTCGGTTattataaaaaacacacacacacatatatatataatcagaACTGAAAGGTTGTAAAACTccctttttgtttttgcacaatGTTTTGGGTATGAAATTTAATTTTTGCCATCAGACTTCAGAAAAATTGAgagaacttacttttttttttttttagctttgtgCAAATAAACTAATTCATTTAGGATTATAAATCTCACAAGGAACTCTAAAAAGATTAAAGTCGATATCAGTTTACGCCATCTAATAATAATACTGTGAACTAATACAATACTTAACTGAGCCCAAGGCCACAACTATGGCGCTCACTGAAGCTCCTGGCCAGAGAATAAGCCCCTCCCACTTTTGGTGAATTTGAAAAATGCTCCGTGGGGAAAAAACTTTAATCCAAAAAGGAAGGCGGTAGAGCCAAATTCAAGGTGATTGACTGAAAGCTCATTTCTCTTGTGATGGGTGGCCTCAAATTTGGGCTGTCTCGCCTCCTTCACTTGGAAAAATTGGGGTTAAAATGTGTCATTTTCACAAAAATCATTTAAACTTTTCTTACACTTGGTAATGTCATAATGACATCATAAGGGGTTTGGAGACCTTTCTCAACCATCTTACGATGGAGTTAACCCCTGGAAAGCACCAGTCCCTGGATGTGTGCTCAGGACCAGTGCAGACCAGTTGACTGAGGTATTTTATGATATCTTCAATCTGTCCCTGGAGTTGGAaagagtgtcaaggtgccttaagtcaGTCATCATTGTCCCAGTGCTGAAGAAAACATCAGCAACCCAAACAACTGCCGGCAAGTTGCCCTCACATCCGTCACAATGAAGTGTTTCAAAAGATTGGCCTTATCCCACatatttatgtacagagcaaaTAAATCCAcagatgactagggatgggtatcgataagattttatcactatcagtgccattatcgattccgcttatcaatccgattctttattgattcccttatcagtacctcttctgaattttctgtgtactaaaagtaggctttgtaAGTTTTTAcatcaacattttattgattcttaaagtaaataaacaatttgtcactggatccttgatcgctGGACATTAATAGAATAATTGAGACTatccaatcatgatactcacctgtttccaattaacctgttcacctgtgtaaTGGTCCAACCAGggtggtcctggaggcgggctgaCCGGgcgcccggggcggcatcgcaGGGGAAGGCGACACGACCgtgcagaaaaaagaaaaaaaacaacgggggggggggggttgtcctgacagggggttcgtggttacattacgttacggcagagcggcgcccccaccttccTGTCCCATGGTGGCTTTCCCCCTCACTCattccgcagcttcacagtgctttaaacagtgtgacagagtttaatagcgaagcaaagcatgcagcgaaacgagacgagtcattggataaatgctgggctttgtcccgcccatcggacgctcagcgtgtctgggggtctatggggcagtgggcgggcctcggcggcccggacgctcagcttctgcatgatgattggatgatctgtctgaggctgaatccctttttgattgacagcgaaataagcgaatcagcgatcttttggtgtaaacatccgtgggagcattttttaattttcattctgttctgagttgaaccggagactttcttaatcctcttaggggcattttctttgttaaaaacgactagcgacaaatcgagcttatatttctggtgggttttt
This genomic window contains:
- the LOC117510049 gene encoding calcium release-activated calcium channel protein 1-like encodes the protein MSLNEHSLQALSWRKLYLSRAKLKATSRTSALLSGFAMVAMVEVQLESNHSYPPGLLIAFSACTTVLVAVHLFALMISTCILPNLEAVSNVHNLNSVNESPHERMHRHIELAWAFSTVIGTLLFLTEVMLLCWVKFLPLKSPTDQNNGTVTPGEAAAIASTCIMVPFGLVFIVFAVHFYRTLVSHKTDRQIRELERVIELQNQLDHRAENDELKTSVHFP